Proteins encoded in a region of the Onychostoma macrolepis isolate SWU-2019 chromosome 20, ASM1243209v1, whole genome shotgun sequence genome:
- the slc25a24 gene encoding mitochondrial adenyl nucleotide antiporter SLC25A24, whose product MYQLIRKFAFTESRCLEEDNTKTFAELFEKLDVNKDGKVDVSELKTGLAAMGFSMGKGEAQKIVASGDTDKDEGLDFEEFSKYLKEHEKKLKLTFKSLDKNQDGHIDAKEIQQSLKDIGINLTDRDAEKILNSIDADGTMSVDWNEWREHFLFNPADNIQEIIRYWKHSTVLDIGDCLTIPDEFTEEEKTTGIWWKQLVSGGVAGAVSRTGTAPLDRMKVFMQVHSSKSNQISLMGGFKQMIKEGGVASLWRGNGVNVIKIAPETAIKFMAYEQYKKLLTKDGGKIQSHERFMAGSLAGATAQTAIYPMEVMKTRLTLRKTGQYSGMFDCAKKILKKEGLKAFYKGYVPNILGIIPYAGIDLAVYESLKNAWLSRYAKDTANPGVLVLLGCGTISSTCGQLSSYPLALVRTRMQAQASLEGSEQVSMSKLVKKILQKEGFFGLYRGILPNFMKVIPAVSISYVVYEYMRSGLGISK is encoded by the exons ATGTATCAGCTTATAAGGAAATTCGCGTTTACCGAATCGCGTTGTTTGGAGGAGGACAACACGAAAACTTTCGCGGAGTTGTTTGAGAAGTTGGATGTTAACAAAGATGGGAAAGTGGATGTTTCTGAGCTCAAGACAGGCCTGGCTGCTATGGGCTTCTCTATGGGGAAAGGAGAAGCGCAG AAAATTGTTGCCTCTGGAGACACCGATAAGGATGAAGGGCTGGACTTTGAGGAGTTTTCAAAGTATCTGAAAGAACATGAGAAAAAACTCAAACTGACCTTCAAGAGTCTGGACAAAAATCAGGATG GTCACATAGATGCCAAAGAAATCCAGCAGTCACTTAAAGACATAGGCATAAACTTGACGGATCGAGATGCAGAGAAGATCCTCAACAG TATTGATGCGGATGGAACTATGTCTGTGGATTGGAATGAATGGAGAGAGCATTTCCTCTTCAACCCAGCAGATAACATTCAGGAAATCATACGCTACTGGAAACACTCAACT GTGTTGGATATAGGTGACTGTCTAACTATTCCAGATGAGTTCACTGAGGAGGAAAAGACCACAGGCATCTGGTGGAAGCAGCTTGTTTCTGGGGGTGTGGCAGGGGCGGTCTCTCGAACAGGAACCGCCCCCTTGGACAGAATGAAAGTCTTCATGCAG GTTCATTCCTCAAAATCCAACCAAATCAGTCTGATGGGCGGGTTCAAGCAGATGATTAAAGAAGGGGGTGTGGCCTCTCTGTGGCGGGGAAATGGAGTCAACGTCATAAAAATCGCACCAGAAACTGCAATCAAATTCATGGCATATGAGCAG TATAAGAAGCTGTTGACCAAAGACGGTGGGAAAATCCAGTCACATGAGCGGTTCATGGCTGGCTCTCTGGCCGGTGCGACCGCTCAAACAGCCATCTACCCCATGGAG gtAATGAAGACCAGACTTACTCTGAGGAAGACTGGCCAGTATTCTGGGATGTTTGACTGTGCCAAGAAGATTCTGAAGAAGGAGGGACTGAAGGCCTTTTATAAAGGCTATGTACCCAATATCCTGGGAATTATTCCGTATGCTGGAATAGATTTAGCAGTGTATGAG TCCCTGAAGAACGCCTGGTTGTCTCGGTATGCTAAAGACACTGCTAATCCAGGGGTGCTGGTTCTTCTCGGCTGTGGGACCATTTCTAGCACATGTGGCCAGTTGTCTAGTTACCCTCTGGCTCTGGTCCGCACACGTATGCAGGCCCAGG CATCATTGGAGGGATCGGAGCAGGTGTCCATGTCCAAGTTAGTGAAGAAGATCTTGCAGAAAGAGGGCTTTTTTGGGCTTTACCGTGGGATCCTGCCCAACTTCATGAAAGTGATTCCAGCTGTCAGCATCAGCTATGTGGTGTATGAGTACATGAGGTCTGGATTAGGCATCTCAAAATGA